The following are from one region of the Pseudomonadota bacterium genome:
- a CDS encoding tetratricopeptide repeat protein, which translates to MSKKDNKCYYSFLLKLFFLSLVFCFSYFLQNKNFSQAASKAFIETDTNKNSGDKEIHACVGADRNNTKAESLSFCKNAAERGHTQSQLILASKYFIGEDTKQDFTKSYKWYMEAAKAGDMEAMYFLGLMYNFGMGVDVNYKKAMNWYLESEKLGNYKAKSSIGRMYYKGEGVEKNLGEALKWNLEAADNGEHMGQYYLGKMYFNGEGVTQDYNKAIDYFLKSAEQGNEEAQRSIGIMYYKGEGVSIDYAESYKWIYISTMMSRAKTSVSKNKYDDDFIFIDKEVTNEQRLLGKKLAEKWLSNNDEFNKRLAVR; encoded by the coding sequence ATGTCTAAAAAAGATAATAAATGTTATTACAGTTTTTTATTAAAGCTGTTCTTTTTATCACTGGTCTTTTGTTTTTCTTATTTCTTACAAAACAAGAATTTTTCACAAGCAGCGTCAAAAGCTTTTATTGAAACAGATACCAACAAAAACTCTGGCGATAAAGAAATCCATGCATGTGTTGGAGCGGATAGAAATAATACAAAGGCTGAGTCCTTAAGTTTTTGTAAAAACGCCGCTGAGCGTGGTCATACTCAGTCTCAATTAATATTGGCTTCTAAGTATTTTATTGGTGAAGATACAAAGCAAGATTTTACAAAATCTTATAAATGGTACATGGAAGCTGCGAAAGCAGGAGATATGGAGGCTATGTATTTTCTTGGATTAATGTACAATTTTGGAATGGGTGTTGATGTAAATTACAAAAAAGCAATGAATTGGTACTTAGAGTCTGAAAAATTAGGAAATTATAAAGCGAAAAGCTCAATTGGTAGAATGTATTATAAAGGTGAGGGAGTAGAAAAAAACTTAGGTGAGGCCTTGAAATGGAATTTAGAAGCTGCAGATAATGGGGAACATATGGGACAATATTATCTTGGTAAAATGTATTTTAATGGTGAGGGAGTAACGCAAGATTATAACAAGGCTATAGATTATTTCTTAAAATCTGCTGAACAGGGTAATGAAGAAGCACAGCGTAGTATTGGTATAATGTATTATAAAGGTGAAGGAGTATCTATAGATTATGCAGAGAGTTACAAATGGATTTATATTTCTACAATGATGTCTAGGGCAAAAACTTCTGTAAGCAAGAATAAGTATGATGATGATTTTATTTTTATAGATAAAGAGGTAACAAATGAACAAAGATTGTTAGGTAAAAAACTTGCTGAAAAGTGGTTAAGTAATAATGATGAATTTAATAAAAGATTGGCTGTTAGGTAG